The Mycoplasmopsis mustelae genome has a window encoding:
- the mnmA gene encoding tRNA 2-thiouridine(34) synthase MnmA, with the protein MQKKRVVLGMSGGVDSSVCAYLLQRQGYEVIGLFMRNWDSAVNNDFLGNKDLNNEICPQEQDYKDAQKVADKLKIKLYRIDFVAEYWDNVFENFISEYKKGRTPNPDILCNKYIKFDKFAKYAFEHLNADYIAMGHYAKVVNGHLYRAKDSQKDQTYFLAQLNSEQLSKVLMPLSDLTKTEIRALAQELGLATAQKKDSTGICFIGERDFTKFLQNYIPAQNGVIIDITTKKEIGSHVGCFYYTIGQRKGLNLGGMCEPYYVCGRDVKQNILYVAPSSQPHFLKSNSLVASGYTFNHTKYNLNNLSAKFRYRQDDIKVFIQILDQIHIKISYPSGALAVTPGQQIVLYDGEKCIGGATIDEVFYNGEKLDYL; encoded by the coding sequence ATGCAAAAAAAAAGAGTTGTTTTAGGAATGAGCGGGGGAGTGGATTCATCGGTATGTGCTTATTTATTACAACGGCAAGGTTATGAAGTTATTGGTTTATTTATGCGCAATTGAGATAGCGCAGTAAATAATGATTTTTTAGGGAATAAGGATTTAAATAATGAGATTTGTCCTCAAGAACAAGATTATAAAGATGCACAAAAAGTTGCTGATAAATTAAAAATCAAACTATATCGTATAGACTTCGTGGCCGAATATTGAGATAACGTTTTTGAAAACTTTATTTCCGAATATAAAAAAGGTCGCACACCTAATCCGGATATTTTATGTAACAAATATATTAAATTTGATAAGTTTGCTAAATATGCCTTTGAACATCTAAATGCTGATTATATCGCTATGGGTCATTATGCAAAAGTTGTAAATGGTCATTTATATCGTGCAAAAGATAGTCAAAAAGATCAAACATATTTTTTAGCACAATTAAATAGTGAACAACTCTCAAAAGTTTTAATGCCGCTTTCAGATTTAACTAAAACCGAAATTAGAGCATTGGCGCAGGAACTAGGTTTAGCAACAGCACAAAAAAAAGATTCGACTGGCATTTGTTTTATCGGAGAGCGAGATTTTACGAAGTTTTTACAAAACTATATTCCAGCACAAAATGGAGTAATTATAGATATTACTACTAAAAAAGAAATTGGAAGTCATGTTGGTTGTTTTTATTATACTATAGGACAGCGAAAAGGGTTGAACTTAGGTGGAATGTGCGAGCCATATTATGTATGTGGACGAGATGTTAAACAAAACATTTTATATGTTGCTCCAAGTAGTCAACCACATTTTTTAAAATCCAATAGCTTAGTTGCTTCTGGTTATACTTTTAATCATACAAAATATAATTTAAACAATTTATCAGCTAAATTTCGCTATCGACAAGATGATATTAAAGTATTTATACAAATATTAGACCAAATACATATAAAAATTAGTTACCCAAGCGGAGCATTAGCGGTAACGCCGGGGCAACAAATAGTACTGTATGATGGGGAGAAATGTATTGGTGGAGCAACAATTGATGAAGTTTTTTATAATGGGGAAAAATTGGATTATTTATAG
- the proS gene encoding proline--tRNA ligase has product MNRELEKITPLEQDFAKWYTDVVKNGNLIAYGPTKGSIIFKPNSYGIWELIQKNLNNIFISKGIKNVYLPLLIPKSLFELEKEHIVGFNPELATVLMVGERSLQEPLVIRPTSEVLFADLFKKSINSHNDLPLIYNQWANVVRWEKTTNPFLRSREFLWQEGHTCHSDAMEARKFTREMISTYAKFLKNYLAIPTIIGKKTPKEKFAGACSTYTIEAMMKDGKALQAGTSHYLAQNFSKPYKITFKNKNNEQEFVYQTSWGVSTRLLGAIIMTHGDNRGIIIPPYVAPIQIDILELFAKKSEKVSNISKQIYQEINKKFRVNLDNSDRNPGFKASNSEIQGVPLRIEIGPRDAENNEVTFVRRDTLQKFQVKIIDVKKTIRKTLKDIHENLYKTALTRLQNNVAYVYSYDDFQKEIKKAKFVYAPFCCLDRAEEVIKEETGATARCIPIKLFKKPQQTHKCIYSDCQKETNRYVVFAKAY; this is encoded by the coding sequence ATGAATAGGGAATTAGAAAAAATTACACCATTAGAACAAGATTTTGCTAAATGATATACAGATGTAGTTAAAAATGGTAATTTAATTGCTTATGGACCAACTAAAGGTTCAATTATTTTTAAACCAAATTCATACGGAATTTGGGAATTAATACAAAAGAATCTTAACAATATTTTTATTTCAAAAGGAATTAAAAATGTTTATTTACCTTTATTAATTCCAAAAAGTTTATTTGAATTAGAAAAAGAACATATTGTGGGTTTTAATCCTGAATTAGCAACCGTATTAATGGTGGGGGAGCGTAGTTTGCAAGAACCATTAGTAATCCGCCCTACATCTGAAGTTTTATTTGCTGATTTATTTAAAAAATCAATTAATTCACATAATGATTTACCTTTAATTTATAATCAATGGGCAAATGTGGTGCGATGAGAAAAAACTACTAATCCTTTTTTAAGATCACGTGAATTTTTATGACAAGAAGGGCACACATGTCATTCTGATGCGATGGAAGCAAGAAAATTTACAAGAGAAATGATTAGTACTTATGCAAAATTTTTAAAAAATTATTTAGCAATTCCTACAATTATTGGAAAAAAAACTCCTAAGGAAAAATTCGCGGGCGCTTGTTCAACCTATACTATTGAAGCAATGATGAAAGATGGCAAAGCATTACAAGCAGGAACTAGCCACTATTTAGCTCAAAACTTTTCAAAACCCTATAAAATAACTTTTAAAAATAAAAACAACGAGCAAGAATTTGTTTATCAGACTTCATGGGGAGTTTCTACTCGTTTATTAGGTGCAATAATTATGACACACGGAGATAACCGTGGAATAATTATTCCTCCCTACGTTGCACCAATTCAAATCGATATTTTAGAATTATTTGCAAAAAAATCAGAAAAGGTTTCAAATATTTCAAAACAAATATACCAAGAAATAAATAAAAAGTTTCGTGTAAATTTAGACAATAGTGATCGCAATCCTGGTTTTAAAGCATCAAATAGTGAAATCCAAGGGGTTCCACTACGTATAGAAATTGGCCCACGAGACGCAGAAAATAATGAGGTTACTTTTGTGCGTAGAGACACCTTGCAAAAATTTCAGGTAAAAATTATTGATGTTAAAAAAACCATTAGAAAAACACTCAAAGATATTCATGAAAACTTATATAAAACAGCATTAACAAGATTACAAAATAATGTTGCATATGTATATTCTTATGATGATTTTCAAAAAGAAATTAAAAAAGCCAAATTTGTTTATGCTCCATTTTGTTGCTTAGATCGAGCCGAAGAAGTTATTAAAGAAGAAACTGGAGCAACAGCAAGATGCATACCAATAAAATTATTTAAAAAACCACAACAGACTCATAAATGTATTTATTCAGATTGCCAAAAAGAAACAAATCGCTATGTCGTCTTTGCGAAAGCATATTAA